The Papaver somniferum cultivar HN1 chromosome 3, ASM357369v1, whole genome shotgun sequence genome includes a region encoding these proteins:
- the LOC113358970 gene encoding histone H2A.Z-specific chaperone CHZ1-like, with the protein MADPSGQNPPNADEELPVEQPKSPERDRKDEECAEKHAKAPNYGSAIESDSEASDGFEYDVEEVNTSDLDSDAAEDKRKMEAYHERRVRSRFEYELANPKIFARTMNEGEPRRVDVKMICAKSDEEDTEEEEDGEDGTEDSSSSSGTSPAPSDNDDSERYEEEGCDTGEEDFW; encoded by the exons ATGGCTGATCCATCTGGTCAAAATCCACCAAACGCCGATGAAGAGCTTCCCGTTGAACAACCAAAATCACCTGA ACGTGATAGAAAAGATGAAGAGTGCGCAGAGAAACATGCCAAAGCACCAAATTATGGAAGCGCGATAGAAAGTGATTCTGAGGCCTCTGATGGGTTTGAGTATGATGTGGAGGAGGTAAATACCAGTGACCTTGATTCTGATGCTGCAGAAGATAAGCGAAAAATGGAGGCTTATCATGAAAGAAGGGTGAGAAGCCGATTTGAGTATGAGCTTGCCAACCCCAAAATCTTTGCACGCACCATGAATGAAGGAGAGCCAAGAAGAGTGGATGTAAAGATGATATGTGCTAAGTCCGATGAGGAggatactgaagaagaagaagatggtgaagaTGGCACTGAGGATTCTTCGTCCTCCAGTGGAACTTCTCCGGCTCCATCAGATAACGATGATAGTGAGCGTTATGAGGAAGAGGGCTGTGATACTGGTGAAGAAGATTTTTGGTAG